The genomic stretch GTTCGCATTAAAAACACATGCACCCGCATACATTAATAATCGCATATAGAGTAACGCACAAAGGTTTCTGCCCGTCACAGGGACTACATGATGaaaacacattcattcacaCACGCACTGATTTCGGATCTCCGCTGCAAGATTCCTTTACTCTTGCCTCGTATCGCTCTCTCCTTTCTCGTTCAGTGACGGCTTCATGGACGATAGTTTCCATAGCAGGGTAAAGAAGGATCTTCCTCTTCTGCAAATTggaataaatgaaaatataatttaaatgatgCTAActtatattaaatgtattacaCAGGGCtcaataatattatataaatatatgtagtattttgtattGACATTGAGAATTGAACGTACTCTGCGATAGTTTCTGTACATCTGGAACAAAATCAGGAATATCACCAAGAACAGAAATCCTAATCCCATCACCATACCAACTTGTCTTCCAGAAGTGGATTTACTTTCACCTGTTTGAGCACCTGCCGAAGCCAACAAAACAAAGCATTGTACTTTAATCATTTATAAATGTGTTTAGGTGTTACAGTGCTAAAACTCAAAAACTTGACCTACCCGTCATGTGAATTTGGTAAGTTACGTTTCCCAGAAAACCGTCTTTTCCGTAGTAGCGGCACACCCATTCACCGATTTCCTGCTCGGTTACTTTCTGAATCCTGAGGATCTTTGATTTTGTAACCAAGGTCACTGTTTGAGTATCGTTTATGCCATACGTGACATGGAGCCATTCGTATGAAGTGACCTGGCTTGGGTCGCTGAGATGGCAGGTGAGGGTCATCTGTCCGGTTTTGCTGGATGAGGAACGCAAAACTAAAGAGGAACCAGAAAGATGCAGCTGTTAAGCATTTTATATTAAGTCCTGTTTCATTTTGGGCATGAAAACCACACAAGACCAAATTTTACAATTATTTGAATCTGAATAATTGCTTGAAActgtcatttttttgttgttaattAGGAATCAATTAACAAAATTGTCAGACTTAAtgtgaataataaaaaactgtTGCAaaactgtttttcttttttgtaatGTTGTGACAGCAGACGACTTCGGGCCGGATTCACAACGGATCCGCGCCAAAGTCAGCCGTTCCGGTGCGGATCCGGCCCGGAGTCATCTACTGTCTAGGATTAGTTTCTCCTCACCTCGAGCAACAACCAGCTGCATACTCctttgtattttgtattgtgTCCCCTCCGATCCCTTTATAATTCCTGAGCATGTATATTTTCCTTCATCTCCATCCTGCACTGTCTCTATCCAAGCTGATCTGTCCTGAGAACcgaaaagcactggggacccaatagGAGACTGTTTGAAAGATGAAgggagaggaggaggaagagaattCTTTGTTGTGGAACTTCTCTCCCAGCTCACATTGTTTTCGTCGAGACCCTCGGAGAATAAGCAAGGCAAAGAGACTGAAGTACCCACTGCAGCGTACAACACTGAAGAGTCATCTGGAGGAGTGGAGATTCCTGGAGACGGAAACCAATTAGCGATGGAAATTCATTTTAGGTTATGGTCATCATAATGTCGGTATTTAAAATGAATCCTCACCTTTGACCTGTAAATAGTTCGTTGTCTTTCCAACGACACCATAGTATGCAACCTGGCAGGTCCAGTTTCCCGCGTCTCTTTGAGTAGCTTCATAAAGAACTTTTCTATTGCTGGCTTCGCCATTTAGACTCCAGCGAATACGAAATTCTGGCTGAGGATTGATATCGCATGTTATCTCCGTCTTTGAGCCCTCCACAACAAGTGCAGGAGAAAAGAGCACTGTATAGAGAAACACATGAGATTTACCATAACTGATTCCCTATAATGAGCAGGACCAATTTTTTGctctctgtgtatgttttacctTTAATAATTCTGAGCATGATGACCTTCCTCATACGAATCTGTCCCTCCACCTCACAGATGTAAAGTCCCACGTCTTCATCTGTCATTCCGAGGATATGAAGGCTGTAATCCGCCTTTCCAAAGTTCGGATTGGGGCAGTGGATGTGCGGCGGGTTTTTTACCGGTCGAAACACTATGCCGCTTTTTTCTCTCCTCCAAATTGACTTTGGTACACTAGATAAGTGAGAAAAATGAAATACGTGTGACACAAGTAGGATAAAATGACCTAAGGtgaggtacactgtaaaaaagttacctggttgccttaaaattttgaagaaaaataagctgtcaactaatatttttaagttgaattaaccaAACATTTGAAGGCAACCAGATAACCttataaaattgaaaaaaaatgttttacagtataAGATGAATGGATGATGGTTTGGTTCTTACTTGTTTATCATCTTGCTCCAGTAGACTGTAGTAGGGTGTGAAAGCACAGAAGTGTCATCCCTACATGGCAGCACGACTACAGAACCGTATGTCCCAACCACTTCATGTTCCCAACATTGTCCACCTTCAGAAGACAGCAATGTAAAATTAACAAGTGATGCATACCTggacatttatatataaaaaataattataatatataataataattaataaaacctCACCTTCAAAAGCAAGTGCTAACCCCAGAATAAACAAAAACGGTGCTTTCTCCTGTAAATTCATGTTTGATTCTTTCTTACAGATGCGCTTCGATTTATCTTCTTATCATCACTATCTAACTGAATGGTACGTGTATGATCCTCAGCATTTGTCTGGCGTTTCTGGTCTTTGCTCTTGTTTATATACAGCTGTAGGTGGATGTGTGGGTTTGTAGTGTTGTAGGTAGTTCCTCTCTGCCTTTCAAAATCACATGACTTCAGAACCTGCATATAGTGAAACTGATGATATGTGGTCTAACTGACGTACATTGGAAaaagtaagagagagagagagaataaataATAGgatgagaaagagaaagagaggtgACACTTGAGGCTTTATTCTCCCACGGATTTACCGGGGATTCTTTAAAATCTTGAATTTTCTCACACCACGTGAAAAGGTTTATGCGAAAGTATGTCATCAAGTTAAAAGGATggaaaaacatttgttaatatAAAAACCAATATGGAAAATTTACAACGCAAACAATGAATTGATGCACTCGCATGCAAGCAAATTCATGTCAAATTGATACAGTGGATGCAAAACATGCACAAACCACAGAAAGACAgaacgtttaaaaaaaactattggtTTGGCTGTTTTTCTGCTTAATGCATAAGTCTAGAGGATTTAGTGAAgtttatgcactgtaaaaaatgcacttcaatttttaagtataatcaacttgGGTTTACAGGTCATTTCAACCCtattttttatcttgactatgagttgctgtaacttaaaaataagtaataaacatttaaatgcatttttctaCACTGACTGTACTGtacaaaaatgcagcatgaagttaaaaaacTTTTGCAACCTACTAAATTAAGTTTTGACTAAAAAACaagttgtttaacttaatttgttaagctaaattaacattaaaatatattgatTTGACACcaatgctgcatttttacagtgttaaaaatgacataaaaaatGCTACACAGTCTCACGAgttttcgtgatatagtcacgtaatttttcgattcttttttcgtgatattatcacgaatttccgcattttttgtgatcataaaacaaattcctgttttcgtgtgattatcacgtattggttactcaactgctttttttctatttttaaaccattgtcgcttcggtttagggtaagatttggtgcttgcattaaaatgtcactttatacattggtttatactatttttcctgatttattttttttatatgtcgcttGGCATTTTTTGAAGTGGCTTTTGCCCCTAcgttaatttattttttgtgtttttatttttatttttaaatccataaaaCAGGAGAACATCTTGTAGTATAGTTTTActtgttttcaaatatgtgtgAAATCCTAtcctattttattttaaaataaagagcatcaaggttttaaaaatatcagggttatattttctatttacaTTAGGAtgatttaatgcaaaaaaatctgtaaatacTGACTTTAGGGTTTTAATGAGGGGGTGGAGTaagtttattattaaaaaaataaataaaaaaattttacagcccagtctcatgaaatttcgttatatagtcacgtttttgattcttttatcatgataatatcatgaatttccacgtttttcgtgatcgtataacgaattcctgttttcgtgtgattatcacgtattggttactcaactgcttttttctatttttaaaccattgtcgcttcggtttagggtaagatttggtgcttgcattaaaatgtcactttatacattggtttatactatttttcctgatttattttttttatatgtcgcttGGCATTAGGGTttgagttgggtttgggtagggatgtcattttatctaaatctaaccctaaaccgaagtaacaatggtaagaaaataggacaaaacagttaagtaaccaatacgtgataatcacacaaaaacaggaattcgttatacgatcacgaaaaacgtGGAAATTCATGATATTATCATGATAAAAGAATCAaaacgtgactatataacgaaatttcatgagactgggctgtaaattttttttatttatttttttaataataaacttACTCCACCCCCTCATTAAAACCCTAAAGTCAgtatttacagatttttttgcattaaatcaTCCTAAtgtaaatagaaaatataaccctgatatttttaaaaccttgatgctctttattttaaaataaaataggaTAGGATTTcacacatatttgaaaacaagTAAAACTATACTACAAGATGTTCTCCTGttttatggatttaaaaataaaaataaaaacacaaaaaataaattaacgTAGGGGCAAAAGCCACTTCAAAAAATAAGAATGATATTGACTAAATGCTCTCAGCAAAAATAAGTTCATAAAATAGCTTcacttcaaatccgcttaatcccggccttaggtcattcagaaataccggtttgtttGCAGAATCTGCTAAACGCTGTTGATTttgcagcaaagtcctctaagtgcatgtaTATTATGAATTGTATAAACAACAGTGTGCGAAACCGTGGATCACATTGAAACTTGTGTCCCTTACAGCGCCACCTaatgtggttcagtttcttcattttttcatgTTGACTTTTATCATTTGCATTGTTTGTAATTGCATCTTTAGtaattttgcaactgtttactatgtTTTGTCCAAAGAAGTTAGAAGTGGAcgtttttgccaaaaaacaTGCATGTACTTAGAGTGTTTTGCAGATAAAGATGGTcacatttgttaaataccacTGAAATGActaagtgacatttgtgaaaaaaagacatttcaattactgtctgataaccttttcattgccattaaagtgaaatgattGAATCTAAACACTAGAGCATGATTAAAaaagctcatttacaagaaaacaagtcaggtgcacttagagggttttgcatctgaacccctcaaatgatcaaataaatattttctgcAATAAAGACACCAAATTCATGCTTTTGTAAGCACAGTTTGTAGCATCGAATAGTGCATTTTAGCAGCTTAATATTTAAAGATAACAGCTACATTTTGCTTCATCATTATTACGCACTTTTGCGCATGAAATCTCAAACGCATGGAATGTTTTGATGTGACATTAACCCATAACACCTTGTTTAATTATAGCCCTGCTCTGTTATTGCATTCAGTATTTACGTGTTGCTTTCTATTGTGTCAGTCCAGATTCAGCCGTTGATATGCGGATGTTCAATCAGCATATTCTAAAACAGCAGCACTTCCAGTAAGGGCAGAGAGACGGAGCACTGACTGACATGAATATGGGGGCTGGAGTTGTTTTGATGAAGAAAAGAGAGCAATGACACTGTGGTTGACTCAACCTCTCCCCTCCCATTTTCTTTGTCTCATCTTTGTCTTCCTGTCACAGAGTCAAACAGCAGTCACTGCACATTTGTACTATACACTaaacccatggttgcataaaatatggacaaacgcAAATAAAAATGTCCATTTTTTTCGAGCATATGCAAAGTCGGTACTTTAAATAACATTCACACATTTTTGGACACCTATAAGTGTTAAATTATTATCAATAATTGATTTAAATcgttgacatgaccttactcaagGACAGGTTATTTTTCACTAAATTATCtgtacattatgtaggatgattttttatgttttacaaaTTCAGGTGTCCTAAAGAATAAATGCCACCCCGGTTAAAATAAGCCTTGTCCACATATTTTTGGGCCCACTGTGACTCTATcgttgtgcattaactaactgGAAATAGTAAGCTGTCaattgaatatgtaaatatgcaaAACAATATATAGGTGGGAAAGGATGAATGTAGCGTGCAAGGTACAGTAGTGTAAGGGAGGATAACCACAGATCCTCAGATAATGGTGTAATTTTAGATCTCATCATTTCCTTtggtttcttttttatttgtctcTTCCTTTGCTTTATCCTGGGTGCTCTCGTCTGATTTTATACCTGCACAAgtcacccaaaaaaaaaaaaaaaactataaacaaCGATAAAGCTGCCATGAACAGCTATATATCTGGGACATGTTGTGGTTAGAGATACACTGTGAATATCAGAGTTAACTTTCACTCTCGCCCCCTCTATGAGAGGCTGTGATGGGGTCTTTCCTTCACACAGCATCGTGTGCGGCTCATACAGCTGATTTGAATAACAAAAGACATGGGGAAGACATACAGAAGCCCCTCATGTGGAAAGCAGAGTATCGTGAGTGGGAATATTATATGCATGCAGATAATAGAGAGGATGGAACATATGAACACAGATTGTGCTTGTTGGAGAGATTTAGACAGAGTTATCATTTATTCCTATTGACCCCACAAGTCATTGTACTTTTTGCGTCACACAGAGATCTACATTCTTTTAAAATTGACTCAACAACTATACAGTTTTAACGACAACAatataaacaaacggcttttgtaACGTAAGCTTAACTTCCGGTAGACCACAAAGAATCCGAGTCTCTCTAAAgtagattatttaaattacCTTATAGCTAACACGTACCAACTACTACACTGATGTAACGTTAGCCTATACGATTATATTGTACATAATATTGTTGTATGTATCGCGGTATTCTACCTGCCTGGCTGCCATCTTTAAACAGTGGTGATCCATGCCGCCTCCACTCGTCTTTTGGAAACCAAAACCTTTATATTTTCagcaaggtatttgttcaagaggtcagtttagccactaacCAGGTCAATAAACAAtcacagaccggaagttaactGCGGAACACGCGCGTAACCGTGGCAACGCGTATGCGtcagatgaaaccgtctattgtTGCTAGCTTTTAAAGGCTACACGAAAACGTCTTTAATAATTAATTGAGGCCTATcccagtcaaaagtttgaacaTACCTACTTACCTCTTATTATTACTATTCTCTCTAGtttacaaattaattaaaactataaaatagcaataatttattcatttaaaatggatttatacatttaaatattgggtcacactttattttacggcatCACTGTTtcagtgtaattatacatttactaagtaataatcattaacaacatgtactggtttggtttagggttagtatatgcataattaactgttattactataataattacatctgacatgtgtaacaaagacaccgtaaaataacGTGTTACCAAATAATGATTAACaacaaatacaatacaatacaatataataaaaaataatataattttgtttatattatataagacaataatattatataatataactacTTACTATTACAAGCGAATTATCACCCTTCACCTATTTACAGTTCTGCACACTGCTAAAATGTGATATTTTGGCTAATCTTATAATCTGtctatattaaataataaaaaacaaacaatattgtatttatgtacaaaataaacattaatatttgTCAATCATTTCAAGcatttacacttaaaaaaaagttattttcaacccagcattgggtcaaaaagggaaaaaccttacctgttgggttgtaattgaactaatgctgggttgtttcaacccattttTGGgtcatacagtactgtgcaaaagtcttaggccaccagcCCACCACCTCAAGACTTACTGTTTTAGAagtttaatgtccatccatatttatttttcaatctatttaaTTAAGatataaacagaaaatacaggaaatatgtacacaataaaaaatttaatttttaggactaaatgtcttctttaggcattgtcagtgtttagtgtgacctctcttggcactaaacacatatTGAGCATTTTTAAgcagaataaagtaaaaatactaatttcttaaaaattagaaattaattttatttaggtttaagagatcctgcagtttcctgctattgctcaagtggaagagaAGTTTActctaaaaacttgacacatcagtttacattttttaatactatacatacacatttcctgtattttctggatgtattctattaaagagactgagaaacaattatatatgatcactacaacattgcaaaaacaacaaatctaattctgacATGGTGGCCTTAGACTTTTGCAAGGTACTgtgtataaaatgttttgggcGGTTTCACAggtagtcccagactaaaatgcaagtTTGAGCTGCATTAATTTATAAACATCTTGTCCTGagatatcttaacatatatcagtgccaatgttttgtctcaagatgcacaccagtaatgtttttttatgattagTTTGAAAAATccacttaaatgtcctaaaataattaaggcctagtcctggattaatctaaatcctgtccgggaaaccgccgcattctgtgttaatttaacctaACTGTTGGGTTCCTCGTCTCTTTTTGACACAATGCtggtttgaaaataacccagtatatttttacagtgtaattaaatgcatttaggttagaaattttaagtttaagatTATGAGAAGCATATATTCAGTCTAACATGTCCAAACTTTTAAGTGGTAACGTCTACCCTTTGCTGTTAAAAACCCATGAACAGATTTTATTCAGAATGCAATATGTTAATAGCAGGTTTATTTATATTGTCATAGTTCCATGAAACTCAACAGTGGAAAGAAGAGCTGAGAGTCTAAGTCAAAGCTTTTAACCCCACAGTTTCTCAATTAAAATGAGTCAAATGGGTTATTGCATAAATAGATGAATAGATAACTATTAGCCTACTTATGCATGTGGGTCTCTGTGCAGGCGCTGTCTTTTGGCATATATCTGCTGTTTTCTGCGTGTCACATCATGATAGATCTGCGCTTTGTCTAAAAGTTATCAAGATACGCCCTCAAACATTTCTGTGGGAGAATCTGACATGCCCACTTTCACCTGCAATTACAGATATTCAAAATTCAAGGTGGAAATACAGAAattaatattcatattttaattgTTACATCGCGTGTGGCTGAAACCGTGCCTAAGTGCTGGTTGTTTGTCCTCTGTGTACTGGAAATAAAAACCACAGTGTTACACATCAAAGGCAGTCACTTTCTGAAAAGTGTTTACTCACCAATAACaatgtttctttaaattcaTGCCAAGTACTTGAAATCTCAATTTCTGCATTTCCACAGTACACATTTCAGTAATTGCATGGTAATCCTTCAAAAGTCCCTTGATTGAATGACATtgcattaaacattttaaatgtgaaCATTACTACATTTAGCAAGAATGGTGAGGTTTAAAGAAAAATCGCCCCCAAACTATTGAGTTTTATAGTGAGATCTTTTTAAAATTTGAACTTTATTTGTACAAAAAACActtaataaaatgcatttaatgaaaTTAATTGTGTAATTTTGCTTGCATTATTATTTGTAAATGAGTGATTAAACTggcattttaaacaaaaaaagacgtCCTGCAGTGAAGTGTTAGATAACCATTTTAAACACCACAAATTAGATGACTTTAAATATGAAGTCAGGAAAAATGATTTTATAAAGATTTCATGAAATGTGTATGgtataatttttaatttagGTCACACAGCTGGACTAGGgtaaataaataagaaactataaccaGCTCACATAAGACTTCCCATAAgcattatttatacattttaaaatatcaactATTCAATTGATGCTCACCCTAAAAAACACTAATTTATCATAGAATCATAAAAGTACAAACATTACACAGTTGAAAAAGCttaacaaatataaacaaacttaaataaaacattgtcTGCTGTGTCTCGTGCGAATGAACAAGAAATGGAAAATTTTAAAGGTTGGCTTAATGCTTCCTATGACGTTAACTTCTTCTAACTTGACTCAATTATAATATTGCAATCAGAGTTGAGATTAATTCTGAAACTGTATTGGAAAGATATACAGACATGTACATGCAGTTGTCAACAATACACATTAGGTTACATTTTCCACTTGATGTGGTGATGTCATTTCTGAGCTTCAGGTGCATGTGAGGTGACTAATCTGCAGCAATGGAGACTAAACAATTTTTTGTACTTAACTAAGCAACGGAATAATCAAGTAAACATTTGCAGTTTTGCATCTTTATCTGGCATTTTATTAGGAACATAAATTGGACCACAGATCTGTATTGtataacacaaataaacaagCAGTACAAGAACATATTGTGAATATTATCCACTCTTTATTTGCATTGCAAGTTCGAATACAAAACAAAGACAGATATTTAGTTCTTGTAGCCTCGGCTGGCTCTGCGACCACGAGCACGCTCGAACTTCCTGCCTTTGGAGCGCACGTAGGGCCTAGGGTGGAGAAAAGACAGTATAGTTACACGAAGCATATTAACAGCTTTTTATCAAACAGCTTCAAGCACAATAtagtattatatataaaaaagcatATGTTGATTTCATACTTGGTGTGGCTGTGGGGGGTTCCAGGGGCTTTTCCAAAATGCCTGTACACCTCTCTGGCCTTACGGGGTCCTGCATATAAACAAAACCAATGCATTAACAATGTAAAGTATTTCTTACTTTGGAGAAACTAACTTGTGATCTCAACCATAAACAGGACAAATTCAGGAGTCTTTGGGAACCTCTCCAATCCTTTctacaaaaatgtaaagtaaatccaAATTAAAACTACTAAATTAATTACAAAACTATATGGACAGATTTAAATAACGATAGTGCTAAATTTCTTTGGtgcttttaaaaacagaaataagGATCTTGTGGGACAGCGTCATGTATACTTATTAGgcctattattttttttttagccaATCTGAAACAATTTTTGCAATCAAAAATGGGGGGGTTGCATATATATTTGGACAAAAGGAATTTGAAAAAGTGTTTGGTTAAAGTGTTTGGTTAAAGGAATGAAGGTTTAATTCTGTGAGAGGTATGCAAAATGGATGGAAACAGTACTTGCATAGCCTGAAGAAAAGTCTTTAAACTTTTTCAGTTATATTAAGAGGGCATGGTGCACAACCACACTTCACACACGCACTCACCTGACAACAGAACGGTGCCCTGTCCTCTTGGGGCAGAGAGAGCCAGCTGATCCAATGTCAAGATCTGTCCACCAGCCTTCAAAATCCTTCTGCGAGCACCAGCAGTCACCTTTAGGGCACACACCTACAAACAGGCAGATACAGAAgtttgaaaaagaaaaacagaaaacaaagcaCAAGAATTTCAAACTcaacaaagtttgatttcacttaaatttttatcTACTCAAGTCAATATCAAggtatcaaggttatattttcacaggaaACTCTTTACGTGC from Misgurnus anguillicaudatus chromosome 10, ASM2758022v2, whole genome shotgun sequence encodes the following:
- the LOC129449009 gene encoding cell adhesion molecule CEACAM1-like isoform X2 gives rise to the protein MINNVPKSIWRREKSGIVFRPVKNPPHIHCPNPNFGKADYSLHILGMTDEDVGLYICEVEGQIRMRKVIMLRIIKVLFSPALVVEGSKTEITCDINPQPEFRIRWSLNGEASNRKVLYEATQRDAGNWTCQVAYYGVVGKTTNYLQVKGISTPPDDSSVLYAAVGTSVSLPCLFSEGLDENNVSWERSSTTKNSLPPPLPSSFKQSPIGSPVLFGSQDRSAWIETVQDGDEGKYTCSGIIKGSEGTQYKIQRSMQLVVARVLRSSSSKTGQMTLTCHLSDPSQVTSYEWLHVTYGINDTQTVTLVTKSKILRIQKVTEQEIGEWVCRYYGKDGFLGNVTYQIHMTGAQTGESKSTSGRQVGMVMGLGFLFLVIFLILFQMYRNYRRKRKILLYPAMETIVHEAVTERERRERYEARVKESCSGDPKSVRV
- the LOC129449009 gene encoding cell adhesion molecule CEACAM1-like isoform X1 — protein: MNLQEKAPFLFILGLALAFEGGQCWEHEVVGTYGSVVVLPCRDDTSVLSHPTTVYWSKMINNVPKSIWRREKSGIVFRPVKNPPHIHCPNPNFGKADYSLHILGMTDEDVGLYICEVEGQIRMRKVIMLRIIKVLFSPALVVEGSKTEITCDINPQPEFRIRWSLNGEASNRKVLYEATQRDAGNWTCQVAYYGVVGKTTNYLQVKGISTPPDDSSVLYAAVGTSVSLPCLFSEGLDENNVSWERSSTTKNSLPPPLPSSFKQSPIGSPVLFGSQDRSAWIETVQDGDEGKYTCSGIIKGSEGTQYKIQRSMQLVVARVLRSSSSKTGQMTLTCHLSDPSQVTSYEWLHVTYGINDTQTVTLVTKSKILRIQKVTEQEIGEWVCRYYGKDGFLGNVTYQIHMTGAQTGESKSTSGRQVGMVMGLGFLFLVIFLILFQMYRNYRRKRKILLYPAMETIVHEAVTERERRERYEARVKESCSGDPKSVRV